CCTGCGCGCCAACGAGGGCTACCGGTTCCCCGAGGTCGAGCGGGAGAACCGAAAGGACTGACCGCTCCCTTTGTCCCCATTGTCCCGAAGGCGGTAAAGGGACCAATGTGGGAGTGAGCTCCGTTCGCGACATATCCGAAGAGCCACGGACGGCCGCATGCCGCCGCTCCCGGGCTCTGCCGAGTGTCGGTGAACCGCCCTCCGCCCGTGGAGTCCGCCATGCCCGTGGGTCGCCGCTGGAAAGCCCTCCTGAATCGCGAGGCCCCGGCCGCCTGGCTGCTGGCGGCTCCGGCCCTGCTCGGCCTGACCCTCTTCGTGGCCGTGCCCTTCGCCCTGGCCCTGGGCATGTCCTTCACCGACCTGCGCATGGGCTCGCCGCTGCCCACGGAATGGCAAGGCCTGGCGCAGTACCGCCGCATCCTCACCGATCCGTCCTTCCTGCACGCCCTGCGCAACAACGCCGTGTTCGCGGCGGTGGTGGTGCCGCTGCAGACGGCGCTCGCCCTGGGTCTGGCCCTGCTGCTGGACCGGCCCCTGCGCGGCATGGTGGTGTTCCGGACCCTGTTCTTCCTGCCGGTGGTTTTCCCTATGGCTCTGGTGGCGGTGGTCTGGATCCTGATCTACGCTCCCGGCCCGGACGGACTCATGAACGCCGCCCTGGACGCCCTGACCCTGGGCTACTGGGAGCCGGTGGACTTCCTGCACAACCCGTACTGGGCCTTGCCGGCCATCATGCTGCTGTCCATCTGGCAGGGGGTGGGCTTCCAGATGGTGATCCTGCTGGCGGCCCTGCAGGGCGTGCCACGGGAGCTGCACGAGGCGGCCCGGATGGACGGCGCCGGGCCGGTACGGCGCTTCTGGCACGTGACGCTGCCGCAGCTGCGCAATCCGCTGATCTTCGTCGGCCTGGTCACGGCCATCCTGTCCTTCCGCCTGTTCGACCAGGTGCAGATCATGACCCAGGGCGGGCCGCTGGATGCCACTACCACGGTCATGTACGAGGCGGTCACCGCCGTGTTCGAGCGCCAGCGAGCGGCGCTGGGCGCCGCCATGACCGTGGTGTTCTTCCTGTTGGTGCTGGGGGTGACCGTGGTGCAGCGGCTGCTGGTGCGCGAGGAGCGGGAGATCGAATGAGGCGGGTGGGGGCGGGAATCCGGACGCTGTTGGTCTACGCCGTGCTGCTGGGCCTGGCGGCGGTGTACGCGGCGCCCATCGCCTTCATGGTGGTGGGCAGCCTCAAGCCCGAGGCCCGGGTGCTGGCGGACATGGGCAGCGCCGTGGCCTTCTATCCGGCCGATCCCTCCCTGGCCAACTACCACGACGTCTTCGCGCGGGTGGACTTCGCCCGCTTCCTGTTCAACTCGGTGCTGATCACCGGGTCCATCATGCTCGGCGGCCTGCTGGTGAACGGCTTCCTCGGCTACGCCCTGGCGCGGCTGCGCTGGCGGGGGCGGGGGCTGATCCTGGCGGCGGTGCTGGCCCTGCTCATCCTGCCGCTGGAGGCCATCGCCGTGCCGCTGTTCTACCAGGTGACCCTGCTCGGCTGGCGGGACACCTACGTGGTGCAGATCCTGCCCTTCGTCGCCAACGCCTTCTTCGTCTACCTGTTCTATGTCTTCTTCCTGGGCCTGCCCCGGGAGCTGGAGGAGGCGGCGCGCATGGACGGCGCCGGCGTCCTCGGCACCTACTTCCGCATCATCGTCCCCAACGCCAAGCCGGCGTTTGCGACGGTGGCCATCCTTACCTTCCTGTTCCAGTGGGGCCAGTACCTCTGGCCGCTGCTGGTGACCAGTGGCGAACGCGTCCGCCCCCTGCCCGTGGCCATCGCCGCCTTCCGCACCCTGCCGCCCCTGGAGTGGGGGGACATCCTGGCCTTCGGCGTGATGATGGTGGTGCCGGTGATTGTGGTGTTTCTGGCGTTTCAGCGGTGGTTTGTAAGGGGGGTGGCGGAGAGTGGTCTTAAGGGGTGATTTCTGGGCAGGGGGCTGTAGAGATCACCAAATTTCAGGACGAAGGTGAGGGACAGCCCTTTGTCACGCCGAGCGTTCAGTCCGCAAGACCCGTCCGGAACGCCCGAAGGAGTGCCCGACCGCGCTCGGTATCCTTTCCCTTCATGTATTTCTCCAAGGCCCGGACCAACCGGGAATCCTCCCCTTGGCGGAGCCCGGCATCCAGCACGCCCCGCAATTCCTCGCTCAGACTTGTCCCGGCCACAGTGGCCGCCTTGTGGCCCAGTACCCTTGCCCCCACGGCATCCTCGTCGTAATCGGCCTCCTCCATCCAATCCAGATAGTCATCATGCAGGTTGCCGGCGACCAGGCGGGCATAGTTTTCCAGGAGATAGGCCAGGTCCTCGGCATCCCGGTCATGCAGGCGATGCCGATCCTGCCAGGCGATCACTTTCAGGATCGCCAGTCCGGGCGGGCTGGCTACCTTTGCCGTGAGTCCCGTATCCAGGGTTATACCAAGACTGGCCTTGTAGGCTTCCCTGAACCCGGAAACGTTGAGGCGGACGGCGCGTTCCTCGCCCCACCGGATTACCCCAGGTTCGGATTCCACCCCGCCAAAGGGGATGAGATCCACGATTGACCCGTGAGGATCGGTCAGGCGCTGGCGCTGATGTCGGTCGGCCTGGAATTCATAGCCCTCTACCAGGATGGCCTCCAGCGACTGGAAGCCCTCCCAGCTGGCCACCTCGATGCCGATGTCCCAATCCCGGGTGAAGCGCCCCGGGCGCAGCCCATAGAGCCGCTCGAAGACCAGATGGCGGGCCATGGCCCCCGTGATCATCCAAGATACACCGGCCTCGTCCGCCGCCCGGGCGATCGTTTCCAACAGGCGCCGGGAATCCGGGTCCAGTTGGAGCGTGCGCTCAGTCAAGGAAGCCCTCCCGGATTCGCGCGGCCACTTCCTGCAAGCGGTCAGCCGGGTCGTTCACCAATTCGGCATAAAGCAACAGGGGGTGGACCACCGGTCCCCAATCTTCCGACGCTTGGGGACCCCAGAAGGAGTCCAGTACTTCCAGATTCCCGGCCTCGTCTTTTACCGGCCGGATAGTGCGCGCCAGGGCTTTGAAATCCCCCTGCCCGTACAGGGTCGCCCGTTCAGGCCGCAGATACCCCGTCAACCGGGCGGCGCCCGCTTCCCCGCCGAGCCTGAAGCCGTACTCCCTGGGATCGAGGTCCTGCCACCATTCCGGATCCTCCACCCGGTACCGGCGCGGATTCAGGCGCGGCCGTAGCTCCCGCTGGAATCCCTTGGCCCAGTCCTCTGCAAGACCTTGCCTGTCGATCCAGTGCCGGCCGCTCCTGCCTACCCGGATATATCCGAGGGAATCCAGGTCCTGAATCACGCCCGTGACCGTCCCGAGGGCCACCTGGGCGTATTCGGCGATCTCCCGATAGGAGGCATGGATCAGCCCCTCCCGGCATAGGAGGGCGAACACCACCTGGAGGCCCTTGGGCCGGAAGGCGCGGATTTGCGGGCCGGTGCTCCGCTTGGCCGGACGACCCTGCCCGGAGACGAACACGTACAGCTCGGGTCCTTGCAGGAATGCGTTGCCGGCCTGATCCAGGAAGTGAATCCCCCGCTCCCGGAGGATTTCCGCCGCCTTGGGGGTGACCCGCTCGGCCACCAGTAGCTCCTCGGGGGCGCTTTCCGTAACCACCTTCTCCAGGTTGCGCGGCGCAAGCTCCCCGGACAGGCGCACCCGATAGACCGTCCCCGCTAGCCGGACCTCCGGCTCTGGAGCACCGGCTTCATGCTCGGCCGCCAAACCGGCGGTTTTTTCCAGGGCGGCAAGGGCCTGTTCGAGGGTCTTGTTGGGTTCCATCCCGGGAGCCTTGGAGGTGTTCAATAAAAATGATTGTACATTCATGTTGAACGTTCACTCAAATTGAACAGCTAAGAATGTTTGTACCGGGTAGGGTTCTGGCCTTCGTGGTCTTCGTTTTCTTTCTTGGGCTGCCCCAGGAGCTGGAGGAGGCGGCGCGCATGGACGGCGCCGGCGTCCTCGGTACCTACTTCCACGTCATCGTCCCCAACGCCAAGCCCACCTTCGCCACCGTGGCCATCCTCACCTTCCTGTTCCAGTGGGGCCTGACAGCTAGATAACCTCCCGCCCTATTTCAAATGCCTTTCAAAGAACCCCATAGTTCGCTCCCAGGCCAGCTCCGCGGCCTCCGGGTTGTGCTCTAGCGGGGGAAGGTTGTACGAGTCCGCCGTCTCGTTGGCGAAGGCATGCTTGGCGTCGTAGCGGTGGAATGCGTAGTTCACGCCTGCAGCCTCCAGCTTATTCTCCAGTTCGTCCACGCCGGAGATGGGGAACATGTCGTCGCGGGTGCCCCAGTGGCCGAGCAGCGGTGCCTGGATCTGGTTGGCGTCCACGTATTCGAGCGGCGGGTAGCCGTACCAGACCACGGTGGCGTCGTGCTCGGGGACGTGGACCGCCGCCAGTAGCGACAGTGCGCCGCCCATGCAGAAGCCGGTGACGCCCACCTTGGTGCTGCCCGAGGCCTTCAGGTGCTGAACGGCGCCGCGCACGTCCTGCCCGGCGGCATCGCCGAAATCGAGCTCGGTCATGAGGTGCTCGGCCTCTTCCGCCTCCACGGTCTTCTCGCCCCGGTACAGGTCCGGCACCAGCGCCCGGTAGCCCGCCGCGGCGAGCTTTTCCGCCACGCCCTTGATCTGGTCGTTCACGCCCCACCATTCCTGGATCACCACGATGCCCGGAGATCCTGCGGGCTGGTCCGGCTCCACCAGGTAGCCCTGCGCGGTCTGGCCGTCCGGCCGTTCGAATTCGATCATCTGGCCCATGGCTTTTCCTCCGGGGGTCTGGTCAATTGGAAGGGGACGGTCCCGCCAGGTGAAATGGCGGAAGCCCTATTTCCCACGCTACGCCATCTCCCGGGCATGGTTCACGCCGGAAGGGAGGTTCGGATCTAGTCGATTGTAGAAAAAGATAGGGGTCCGGGGTCATCAGGCCTTTCCACTCGCCCATGGTCCGGCTCACTTTTTCGTGTTTACCCTGGCTTTTTCGGGATTACCTTTTTAATAACTTCCTTTTCCTCCTTGGGGAACCGACGGGTAAATTCAGGTTCGAACCAGCATCATTGCCGTTTCCTTTTGCGTTAGAACCATTTTTTAGGCCGAGGAGTCCCCATGCCTTCCGCTGGCCCTCCCCGGAAAGTGCCTGTCGACTTCCAGCGCATCTTCGAGCACTCCAAGGACAGCTACGTCTTATTGGCCCCTGATGCCCCGGATTTCACGATCCTTGCGGCCAGTGATGGTTATGTGCGCAGTGCCCAGCAATCCAGGGAGGACCTGGTGGGCAACAGCCTTTTCGCGGCCTTCCCCGAAAACCCGGATGCCCCCGGGGCCACGACCGGTCCCGCCACCCTGCGCTCCGCCCTTGAGCAGGTCCTGCGTGACAAGCAGGAGACTAGCGTCGGCACCTTGCGCTATGACATCCCTGATCCGGTTACCCCCGGGCACTTCGCGGAGCGCTACTTCAGTCCCCGCAATATCCCGATCCTCGATGATGCGGGAGCGGTGGAATATATCCTGCACCGGGTGGATGAGGTCACCGACTTCGTGCTGCGGGAGCGGTTTCGCCCCCAGGATGCCGGGCCAAAGCCCGACTCGGCCAAAGAGATCCTGGTCATCGAGTCGGATCCCGGGCGCCGCGCATTCCTGGAAGGGCTCTTTGCCACCCAGTATCAGGTCCGGACCGGGGCTACGGCCGAGGAAGCCGTGGCGGCGGTCGAGGACCACCTTCCGGATCTGCTCTACACGGCCATGGACCTGCCCGATCAGGGGGCCGAGGCCCTGGTACGGACCCTGCGGGACCGGCCGGAAACCTCGGAGCTGCCGGTTATTGTGGCCCTGGGCAAGACCAGCCCCCAGCAGTTCCAGGCAGCCTTCGCGGCCGGGGCGAGCGAAGTGGTGACCGGGCACGTCACCGCCAGGGAGGTGCTCGCGCGCACCGAGGCAAAACTGGCCGAGATTGAGCTGCGCCAGAGCCTGCCCGCACGGGCCCGTGAGCGCTACCACCAATTGTTCATGCAAGCCCCGGTGGCCATTACCTTCCTGGAGGGACCGGACCATGTCTTTACGGTGGCCAATGCGGCTCACGAAGAGCTGGTCGGCCACCGGGACTTGGTTGGGCTTCCCGTGCGAAAGGCCTTTCCGGAGCAGAACTTACAGCCTGTGTTCGACCAACTGGACCGGGTGTATGCCACCGGAGAGCCCTATATCGCCTCGGAGATCCCGGTGGATTTTCAGCTTCCTGGGCCTGAGGGGCTTACCCGAAAATATGTCACTTTTTCCTACCTTCCGCTGCGAAACCTGGACGGGAGTATCTTGGGTGTCGCCAGCTTTGCCTATGAAGTCACCGAGGCCGTCGAGGCCCGCCAAGCCCAAGCCCGGGAAAGCGCGCGCCAAGCGGCCGTGGCCCGCCTGGGCGAGCGGGCCCTGTGGAACCCGCCGCTCCAGTTGCTGTTCGACCAAGCGACCCGGGAGCTGGCCGAACAATTGGAGGTGGACTTCACCAAGGTCCTGGAATGGCACCCCGACGAGGGAACCCTGCTGCTGCGAAGCGGCACCGGGTGGCCGCAGGGCCAGGTGGGCACGGCCACCGAGCCGGACCAGTACGGCTCCCCGGGGGGCTATACCCTGCTCACCGAAGAGCCCGTATTCATCGCCGATCTGACCACCGAGGAGCGCTTCGCCGCTAGCGAGCTGCTTACCGAGCACGGGGCGGTCAGCGGCGTTACGGTGGTCATCCGCGGGGCCCAGCAGCCCTACGGGGTGCTGGCGGCCTTCACCAAGGCGCCGCGCACCTTCACCGGCGACGAGGTGAACTTCCTGCAGGCACTGGCGAACGTGCTCGCGGCCAGCATTCAAAGGGCGGACACCGAGGCGCGGCTGCGCCACAGCGAAGCGCAGTTCCGGAATATGGCCGACGGCTTGCCCGTCCCCATCTGGATGAACAATGCCTCTGGGGAGCAGGAGCTGGTCAACCAGACCATGTGCGAGTACTTCGGGGTGACGCGGGAAGAAATGGTCGGCAATCGCTGGCAGGACTTCCTACACCCGGAGGATGCGGAAGCCTATATCCAGGAGGCTACCCGCTGCTTTGAGGAGCAACGCCCCTTCCATGCGGAAACCCGGGCCAAGCGTGCGGATGGTCAGTGGCGATTGCTGGAATCCTGGGGAGAGCCCCGTTTCTCTCCAACCGGGGAGTGCCAGGGCATGGTCGGAGCCAGCCTCGACATTACCGAGCAGCGGGAAGCAGAGGAACAGCTCCGGGAAGCGGACCGGCGCAAGAAAGAGTTCCTGGCCCTACTTGGCCATGAGCTGCGCAATCCTCTGACCCCGATTGCCAACGTGGCCCAGCTGCTGCAGCTTCAAAAAGGCACCATCGACCGAGCGCGGTTGAGCCAGATGGCCGAGGTTCTCACCCGCCAGTCCGCACATCTGACCCGCATCGTGAACGATCTTCTGGACCTTTCTCGCCTGGAACGGGACCAGATAACCCTGGAGCGCGAGTCGGTGGACTTGCGCGAGCTAGTATCCCAGGCGGTGGAGTCTATCCCTGCCTTGCGCGACCGGGAAGGGCACACCCTCGCGGTGGCCTTTCCGGAGGACCCGCTGATAGTCGAGGGGGACCGGGTCCGCATCACGCAGATGCTGACCAACCTGTTGGACAATGCCGCCAAGCACACGCCCGAGGATGCGGAGATTCGGGTGGAGGCCACCCTTGATGAGGGACAGGTCATCGTCCGGGTATGTGATCAGGGCGCCGGCATCGATCCGGCTTTTCTGCCCCACCTGTTCGAGCCTTTCGAGCGGGGGCCGGATGAGGGCACCCAGTTTATGGGGCTGGGGCTGGGCCTGCCCCTGGTCAAGCGATTGGTGGCGCTGCATGGGGGCACTGTGGAGGGGCAGAGCCCCGGGATCGGCCAGGGCAGCACCTTCGTTATCCGGCTCCCGGCCCAGGCTTCGGCAGGAACGGAGGAGCAAGAGGAGGCAGACGCAGTGGGCGTGACCGGCGCGGGGTCCATCCTGCTCGTGGAGGACCATGAGGATGTCGCCGGCTCTCTGCGCTTCCTACTGGAGGGGCTGAACCAGGAGGTGCGGTTGGCCCCTTCCGGGACAGCGGGCATCGAGGCGGCAACAGAGCACCGTCCAGCGCTGGTGTTCATTGATATTGGCCTGCCGGACATGAGCGGGTTTCAGGTGGCCGAACAGCTTCGGGAAGTAATGGGCGCTATTCCCCTGGTAGCCCTCTCCGGCCACCCGGCGTCGGAATTTACGGAGGAGCGCACCGAGCTCTTCGACGAGTGGCTGCTGAAGCCACCGACCCTAAAGGATCTGCAACAGACCCTGGCGCGCAGGGGGCGTTCTTGAAGCGAAATCCCCCGGCATAGTTCACGTTGGAGGAAGGCACAGGCATGGCGGTTTCTCGGGGGGATAGGGCAGGCATCGCATGATGGGCCCAACCACGGGCATGCGTTACTATATTAGATTTGGCTAATTTGATTCGGCAGGGAGAGGCCTATACCTATGAGCGCAGCGAATATGCAGATCCAGGATCCCGCGGTGACCGATATCGTCGAGGAGGCCGACGTCTACGCCGAGCTGCTGCCCCTGGATGGCGCCCGGGTCATCGAGCTCGGCTGCGGGGCGGCGGCCCATACCCGCGCCATCGCCGACACCGGTCGGCCGGCGTCCGTCCTCGCCTGCGAGGTGGACGAGATCCAGCACGGCAAGAATCTGGAGGCCACGGACGTCCCGGAGACGGTGACCTTCGCCCAGGCCGGGGCGGAAGCCGTCCCGGCGGAGGACGATAGCGCCGACGTGGTGCTCATGTTCAAGTCGCTGCACCACGTACCGGCGGAGTCCATGGACGCTGCATTGGCCGAGATCCGCCGCGTGCTGCGGCCGGGCGGGCTGGCCTACATCTCCGAGCCGGTCTTCGCGGGGGACTTCAACGAGGTGCTGCGCCTGTTCCACGATGAGTCCGAGGTGCGCCGGGCCGCCTTCGAGGCGGTGCGGCGGGCCGTGGACGGCGGCGTGCTGGAGCTCGTGGAGCAGCGCTTCTTCAACACCCGCAACGACTTCGACGATTTCGCCGACTTCGAGGACAAGGTGCTCGGCGTCACCCACACCGAGCACAACCTGAGCCCGGAGCTGTACGAGACCGTGCGGGAGACCTTCGAGGGCTACATGGGCCCCGACGGTGCCCGCTTCACCATGCCCATCCGCGTCGATCTGCTCTGCTGTCCGGCATA
This Thiohalorhabdus sp. Cl-TMA DNA region includes the following protein-coding sequences:
- a CDS encoding carbohydrate ABC transporter permease translates to MPVGRRWKALLNREAPAAWLLAAPALLGLTLFVAVPFALALGMSFTDLRMGSPLPTEWQGLAQYRRILTDPSFLHALRNNAVFAAVVVPLQTALALGLALLLDRPLRGMVVFRTLFFLPVVFPMALVAVVWILIYAPGPDGLMNAALDALTLGYWEPVDFLHNPYWALPAIMLLSIWQGVGFQMVILLAALQGVPRELHEAARMDGAGPVRRFWHVTLPQLRNPLIFVGLVTAILSFRLFDQVQIMTQGGPLDATTTVMYEAVTAVFERQRAALGAAMTVVFFLLVLGVTVVQRLLVREEREIE
- a CDS encoding carbohydrate ABC transporter permease — its product is MRRVGAGIRTLLVYAVLLGLAAVYAAPIAFMVVGSLKPEARVLADMGSAVAFYPADPSLANYHDVFARVDFARFLFNSVLITGSIMLGGLLVNGFLGYALARLRWRGRGLILAAVLALLILPLEAIAVPLFYQVTLLGWRDTYVVQILPFVANAFFVYLFYVFFLGLPRELEEAARMDGAGVLGTYFRIIVPNAKPAFATVAILTFLFQWGQYLWPLLVTSGERVRPLPVAIAAFRTLPPLEWGDILAFGVMMVVPVIVVFLAFQRWFVRGVAESGLKG
- a CDS encoding nucleotidyl transferase AbiEii/AbiGii toxin family protein; this encodes MTERTLQLDPDSRRLLETIARAADEAGVSWMITGAMARHLVFERLYGLRPGRFTRDWDIGIEVASWEGFQSLEAILVEGYEFQADRHQRQRLTDPHGSIVDLIPFGGVESEPGVIRWGEERAVRLNVSGFREAYKASLGITLDTGLTAKVASPPGLAILKVIAWQDRHRLHDRDAEDLAYLLENYARLVAGNLHDDYLDWMEEADYDEDAVGARVLGHKAATVAGTSLSEELRGVLDAGLRQGEDSRLVRALEKYMKGKDTERGRALLRAFRTGLAD
- a CDS encoding type IV toxin-antitoxin system AbiEi family antitoxin; its protein translation is MEPNKTLEQALAALEKTAGLAAEHEAGAPEPEVRLAGTVYRVRLSGELAPRNLEKVVTESAPEELLVAERVTPKAAEILRERGIHFLDQAGNAFLQGPELYVFVSGQGRPAKRSTGPQIRAFRPKGLQVVFALLCREGLIHASYREIAEYAQVALGTVTGVIQDLDSLGYIRVGRSGRHWIDRQGLAEDWAKGFQRELRPRLNPRRYRVEDPEWWQDLDPREYGFRLGGEAGAARLTGYLRPERATLYGQGDFKALARTIRPVKDEAGNLEVLDSFWGPQASEDWGPVVHPLLLYAELVNDPADRLQEVAARIREGFLD
- a CDS encoding ABC transporter permease subunit; this translates as MFVPGRVLAFVVFVFFLGLPQELEEAARMDGAGVLGTYFHVIVPNAKPTFATVAILTFLFQWGLTAR
- a CDS encoding dienelactone hydrolase family protein, coding for MGQMIEFERPDGQTAQGYLVEPDQPAGSPGIVVIQEWWGVNDQIKGVAEKLAAAGYRALVPDLYRGEKTVEAEEAEHLMTELDFGDAAGQDVRGAVQHLKASGSTKVGVTGFCMGGALSLLAAVHVPEHDATVVWYGYPPLEYVDANQIQAPLLGHWGTRDDMFPISGVDELENKLEAAGVNYAFHRYDAKHAFANETADSYNLPPLEHNPEAAELAWERTMGFFERHLK
- a CDS encoding PAS domain-containing protein: MPVDFQRIFEHSKDSYVLLAPDAPDFTILAASDGYVRSAQQSREDLVGNSLFAAFPENPDAPGATTGPATLRSALEQVLRDKQETSVGTLRYDIPDPVTPGHFAERYFSPRNIPILDDAGAVEYILHRVDEVTDFVLRERFRPQDAGPKPDSAKEILVIESDPGRRAFLEGLFATQYQVRTGATAEEAVAAVEDHLPDLLYTAMDLPDQGAEALVRTLRDRPETSELPVIVALGKTSPQQFQAAFAAGASEVVTGHVTAREVLARTEAKLAEIELRQSLPARARERYHQLFMQAPVAITFLEGPDHVFTVANAAHEELVGHRDLVGLPVRKAFPEQNLQPVFDQLDRVYATGEPYIASEIPVDFQLPGPEGLTRKYVTFSYLPLRNLDGSILGVASFAYEVTEAVEARQAQARESARQAAVARLGERALWNPPLQLLFDQATRELAEQLEVDFTKVLEWHPDEGTLLLRSGTGWPQGQVGTATEPDQYGSPGGYTLLTEEPVFIADLTTEERFAASELLTEHGAVSGVTVVIRGAQQPYGVLAAFTKAPRTFTGDEVNFLQALANVLAASIQRADTEARLRHSEAQFRNMADGLPVPIWMNNASGEQELVNQTMCEYFGVTREEMVGNRWQDFLHPEDAEAYIQEATRCFEEQRPFHAETRAKRADGQWRLLESWGEPRFSPTGECQGMVGASLDITEQREAEEQLREADRRKKEFLALLGHELRNPLTPIANVAQLLQLQKGTIDRARLSQMAEVLTRQSAHLTRIVNDLLDLSRLERDQITLERESVDLRELVSQAVESIPALRDREGHTLAVAFPEDPLIVEGDRVRITQMLTNLLDNAAKHTPEDAEIRVEATLDEGQVIVRVCDQGAGIDPAFLPHLFEPFERGPDEGTQFMGLGLGLPLVKRLVALHGGTVEGQSPGIGQGSTFVIRLPAQASAGTEEQEEADAVGVTGAGSILLVEDHEDVAGSLRFLLEGLNQEVRLAPSGTAGIEAATEHRPALVFIDIGLPDMSGFQVAEQLREVMGAIPLVALSGHPASEFTEERTELFDEWLLKPPTLKDLQQTLARRGRS
- a CDS encoding class I SAM-dependent methyltransferase, whose product is MSAANMQIQDPAVTDIVEEADVYAELLPLDGARVIELGCGAAAHTRAIADTGRPASVLACEVDEIQHGKNLEATDVPETVTFAQAGAEAVPAEDDSADVVLMFKSLHHVPAESMDAALAEIRRVLRPGGLAYISEPVFAGDFNEVLRLFHDESEVRRAAFEAVRRAVDGGVLELVEQRFFNTRNDFDDFADFEDKVLGVTHTEHNLSPELYETVRETFEGYMGPDGARFTMPIRVDLLCCPA